The Persephonella sp. IF05-L8 genome contains a region encoding:
- a CDS encoding YMGG-like glycine zipper-containing protein: MNRLLIFLLAIAVIFTSCSKRSYESAVIGGAAGSAVGAILDEENPWRGAFIGGVVGAVITGTIAEISSRAAYESIEYDKPVEYRCYRCRERIRIVAVPRGWRGHCRIVKLKYYKGKKLIRVKTRKICRRR, from the coding sequence ATGAACAGACTTTTAATCTTTTTATTGGCTATAGCAGTTATTTTTACATCCTGTTCTAAACGTTCCTATGAAAGTGCAGTTATTGGAGGTGCGGCAGGTTCAGCTGTAGGTGCCATATTAGATGAGGAAAATCCATGGAGAGGTGCTTTTATAGGCGGTGTAGTAGGTGCTGTAATTACAGGAACGATAGCAGAAATATCTTCACGGGCTGCTTATGAAAGTATAGAGTATGATAAGCCTGTAGAATATAGATGTTATAGATGTAGAGAACGTATCAGAATAGTAGCAGTGCCTCGTGGTTGGAGAGGACATTGCAGAATAGTTAAATTGAAATATTACAAAGGTAAGAAACTGATTAGAGTTAAAACAAGAAAAATATGTAGAAGAAGATAA
- the smpB gene encoding SsrA-binding protein SmpB: protein MGIKVVATNKPAYHNYDILETYEAGLVLEGSEVKSIREGAVNLKDAFIRIDDGEAYVYNMYIAPYKPAAKLQHDPYRKRKLLLHKREILKLMGKVQEKGLTIIPLKLYFKNGKAKLEIALAKGKAKYEKRQAIKERETRRELAKKYKGRIKL, encoded by the coding sequence ATGGGAATAAAAGTAGTAGCAACAAACAAACCGGCTTATCACAATTATGACATACTGGAAACATATGAAGCTGGACTTGTTCTGGAAGGCTCTGAAGTAAAATCAATAAGAGAAGGTGCTGTTAACCTGAAGGACGCATTTATAAGAATAGATGATGGAGAGGCTTATGTTTATAACATGTATATAGCTCCTTATAAGCCTGCTGCAAAACTTCAGCACGACCCATACAGGAAAAGAAAGCTCCTTCTACACAAAAGGGAAATCCTGAAACTTATGGGAAAAGTTCAGGAAAAGGGACTGACAATCATACCCCTTAAGTTATATTTTAAAAATGGAAAAGCTAAGTTGGAAATAGCCCTGGCAAAAGGTAAAGCAAAATATGAAAAACGTCAGGCTATAAAAGAAAGGGAAACAAGAAGAGAACTTGCCAAAAAATACAAAGGCAGGATTAAGCTATGA
- the hslU gene encoding ATP-dependent protease ATPase subunit HslU, with protein sequence MIKEELTPKQIVQELDKYIVGQKEAKKAVAIALRNRWRRQQLPEELRDEVIPKNILMIGPTGVGKTEIARRLANLVGAPFIKVEATKFTEVGYVGRDVESIIRELAEASFKMVKAEKMEEVQEKARKLAEEKVLDYLVPRRVRTFGSLGGEIEEESSPAREKFREMLQKGELDDRIIEIDVEEKPVSVIGGVIAPGMEDIENQLRDLFSNLTPSKRKKRKVTVKEALKIIQQQEAEKLIDMDEVASEAIYRAENFGIVFIDEIDKVAGKSSGSSPDVSREGVQRDLLPIVEGTTVSTKYGPIKTDHILFIAAGAFHLSKPSDLIPELQGRFPIRVELQPLTKEDFVKILTQPKNALIKQYKALMSTEGVHLEFTDEAIEAIAEIAEEVNEKTENIGARRLHTILERIMEDYSFEAPDLKGQHIIIDEKIVKQKLENVIQSEDLTRYIL encoded by the coding sequence TTGATAAAGGAAGAATTAACCCCAAAACAGATAGTTCAGGAACTTGATAAATATATAGTTGGTCAAAAAGAAGCTAAAAAAGCTGTGGCAATTGCCCTCAGAAATAGATGGAGAAGGCAACAACTTCCAGAAGAATTAAGGGATGAAGTTATTCCCAAAAATATCCTCATGATAGGTCCAACAGGTGTAGGTAAAACAGAAATAGCCAGAAGGCTGGCAAATCTGGTGGGAGCACCTTTCATAAAGGTTGAAGCAACAAAATTTACAGAAGTTGGTTATGTGGGAAGAGATGTTGAAAGTATCATAAGAGAACTTGCAGAAGCCTCTTTCAAAATGGTTAAAGCAGAAAAAATGGAAGAGGTTCAGGAAAAGGCAAGAAAACTGGCAGAAGAAAAAGTCCTTGACTATCTTGTTCCAAGAAGAGTAAGAACCTTTGGCAGTCTTGGAGGAGAAATAGAGGAAGAAAGTTCACCTGCCAGAGAAAAATTCAGGGAAATGCTACAAAAAGGAGAATTAGACGACAGAATAATAGAGATAGATGTTGAGGAAAAACCTGTTTCAGTAATAGGTGGAGTAATTGCTCCCGGAATGGAAGATATTGAAAATCAGCTCAGGGATTTATTCTCAAATCTAACACCATCAAAAAGAAAAAAAAGAAAAGTAACTGTCAAAGAAGCCCTCAAAATTATTCAACAACAGGAAGCTGAAAAGCTGATAGATATGGATGAAGTTGCATCTGAAGCAATTTACAGGGCTGAAAATTTCGGAATAGTATTTATTGATGAGATAGATAAGGTGGCAGGTAAATCTTCAGGTTCGTCCCCTGATGTATCAAGGGAAGGTGTTCAAAGGGATTTACTACCTATAGTTGAAGGAACAACAGTATCCACAAAGTATGGTCCCATTAAAACAGACCATATTCTATTCATAGCAGCAGGGGCATTCCATTTATCAAAACCATCTGACCTTATACCTGAACTACAGGGAAGATTTCCTATCAGGGTTGAACTACAACCATTGACAAAAGAGGATTTCGTAAAAATACTAACCCAACCTAAAAATGCTCTTATAAAACAGTATAAAGCTCTAATGTCCACTGAAGGTGTTCATCTGGAATTTACAGATGAAGCCATTGAGGCTATTGCTGAGATAGCAGAGGAGGTAAATGAAAAAACAGAAAATATCGGAGCAAGAAGACTTCATACAATACTTGAAAGAATTATGGAAGATTACTCATTTGAAGCACCAGACCTTAAAGGACAGCATATAATAATTGATGAAAAGATAGTTAAACAAAAACTTGAAAATGTAATACAAAGCGAAGACCTTACAAGATATATACTTTAG
- a CDS encoding acetate--CoA ligase: protein MNILDRLFNPQSIAIIGATDKKEKVGYAIFKNIIDGGFKGKVYPVNKRLKELEGYPVYSSVLEIPDQIDLAIIAIPIVYIPEVFDQLGEKGVKAAIVISAGGKEAGEEGRKIEETLKEKAKQYGIRFLGPNCLGFANTLIDLNANFGLDKPLKGKTAFISQSGALFTAIMDWALQEKIGFSYAVSVGNMADIDFGDLIEYLGEKEEVETILIYMESLTQPEKFAKACRTIALKKPVIIAKSGKSEAGQKAAVSHTGAIAGKDFLYSALFKRVGTLRVENVLQLFDMTEALSKEPVPEGNSFAVVTNAGGPGVMAADEFDKWHTLPAKLSEETIEKLNQILPPVWSHNNPVDIIGDAPPERYKETLRILFDAPEVDGIICILTPQFMTKPLESAQAFYEVSKNQKKPFYTVLLGGEKLQQAKQFLEEHDIPVFETPEEAVDSMFMAWEYKYNTKLLSKDIITLRVDRKVEVEKLITSKIENNQLLLTELDVKKILKAYSIPVNPTFNAKTKEDAVKIAQEIGFPVVMKINSPDILHKSDAGCVILDIKDSSQAEKAYETIIQNAITYKKDAKIEGVIVEKQVKGDFELVIGSSYDRLFKQYIMFGMGGTFVEFFKDVWFDFVPLSEIAAKEMISSTKIYKLLKEGFRDKKPVEIKNLVNILMNVSNLLQSFPEIEELDINPLIVKENQVWAVDGRIKLQPQIRKNTILV from the coding sequence ATGAATATTTTAGACAGACTATTTAACCCTCAATCTATTGCAATTATAGGAGCAACAGATAAAAAGGAAAAAGTAGGATACGCAATTTTTAAAAATATAATAGATGGTGGTTTTAAAGGGAAGGTATACCCTGTCAACAAACGGCTTAAAGAATTGGAAGGGTATCCCGTTTATTCATCAGTGCTGGAAATCCCTGACCAGATAGACCTTGCAATAATTGCCATTCCAATTGTTTATATTCCTGAGGTATTTGACCAGCTTGGAGAAAAAGGGGTAAAGGCTGCAATTGTAATATCTGCCGGAGGAAAAGAGGCTGGAGAAGAAGGCAGAAAAATAGAAGAAACTCTAAAAGAAAAAGCAAAACAATACGGAATAAGATTTCTGGGTCCTAACTGCCTTGGATTTGCAAATACATTGATTGACCTTAATGCCAACTTTGGTCTGGACAAACCACTGAAAGGGAAAACTGCTTTTATCTCCCAGAGTGGTGCTTTATTTACAGCCATTATGGACTGGGCATTACAAGAAAAAATAGGATTTTCTTATGCAGTTAGTGTAGGTAATATGGCAGATATAGATTTTGGAGATTTAATTGAGTACTTAGGGGAAAAAGAAGAAGTAGAAACAATCCTGATTTATATGGAAAGTCTTACACAACCTGAAAAATTTGCTAAAGCCTGTAGAACTATAGCACTTAAAAAACCTGTAATAATTGCAAAATCAGGAAAATCAGAGGCAGGACAGAAAGCAGCTGTTTCACATACAGGGGCAATAGCAGGAAAAGACTTTTTATACTCGGCTTTGTTCAAAAGGGTAGGAACTCTTAGAGTTGAAAACGTTCTACAATTATTTGATATGACAGAGGCTCTGTCTAAAGAGCCTGTCCCTGAGGGAAATAGTTTTGCCGTTGTAACAAATGCAGGGGGTCCCGGAGTTATGGCTGCAGACGAGTTTGATAAATGGCATACTCTCCCTGCAAAACTGTCTGAAGAAACCATAGAAAAACTTAATCAGATACTTCCACCTGTATGGAGCCATAACAATCCTGTAGATATAATTGGAGATGCTCCTCCTGAAAGATATAAAGAAACATTGAGAATTCTGTTTGACGCTCCTGAAGTTGATGGAATTATCTGTATTCTCACCCCCCAATTTATGACAAAACCACTTGAAAGTGCACAGGCTTTTTATGAAGTATCAAAAAACCAGAAGAAACCTTTTTACACTGTTCTGCTTGGAGGGGAAAAACTCCAGCAGGCAAAACAATTTCTGGAGGAGCATGATATTCCGGTTTTTGAAACTCCTGAAGAAGCTGTTGATAGTATGTTTATGGCATGGGAATATAAATACAACACAAAACTTCTATCAAAAGACATTATAACCCTCAGAGTAGACAGAAAAGTTGAAGTTGAAAAACTTATCACATCAAAAATAGAAAACAACCAGCTATTGCTAACAGAATTAGATGTGAAAAAAATTCTAAAAGCTTACTCAATTCCTGTAAATCCTACGTTTAACGCAAAAACCAAAGAAGACGCAGTAAAAATAGCACAGGAAATAGGCTTTCCTGTAGTAATGAAAATCAACTCTCCAGATATACTTCATAAATCAGATGCCGGCTGTGTAATCCTTGATATTAAGGATTCATCTCAGGCTGAAAAGGCATACGAAACTATTATCCAGAATGCTATTACATACAAAAAAGATGCAAAAATAGAAGGAGTTATTGTAGAAAAACAGGTTAAAGGTGATTTTGAGCTGGTTATAGGCAGTAGCTATGACAGATTATTTAAACAATACATAATGTTTGGAATGGGTGGAACATTCGTTGAGTTTTTCAAAGATGTATGGTTTGACTTTGTTCCTCTATCAGAAATAGCTGCCAAGGAAATGATTTCCTCAACAAAGATTTATAAACTTCTGAAAGAAGGCTTTAGAGATAAAAAACCAGTGGAAATTAAAAACCTTGTAAATATATTAATGAATGTATCAAATTTATTACAGAGCTTTCCTGAAATTGAGGAACTTGACATAAATCCACTAATTGTAAAGGAAAATCAGGTATGGGCTGTAGATGGAAGGATAAAGCTTCAACCACAGATAAGAAAAAATACAATTCTTGTTTAA
- a CDS encoding CTP synthase → MQKFIFITGGVLSSLGKGVASASIGSLLESMGYKITFLKLDPYLNIDPGTMNPYQHGEVYVTEDGAETDLDLGHYERFTNVVLSKYNNTTSGKLYHTLLEKERRGAYLGATVQVIPHFTNEIIRSIEKAAAKSEIALVEIGGTVGDIESLPFLEAIRQMGLELGKENALFIHLTYVPYIKAAGELKTKPSQHSVKELRAIGIQPDILICRADRPLPKAIKRKLALFTNVDEEAVISAPDVDIIYRLPLYFHKEKIDQIIAKQLNLEYKEANLKHWQKIVNTLSKLTEEVDIAVVGKYVELKDAYKSIIEAFTHAQIPNNVKVNLHWINADELTEENIKEKLKDIDGILVPGGFGERGVEGKILTAKYARENKIPYFGICLGMQVAVIEFARNVAGLKEANSTEFDQNTPYPVIDLMPEQRGVDKKGGTMRLGAYKCTLIEGTKAYSIYGEKEIYERHRHRYEVNPEFRPILEENGLVVSGVYKAKNLVEIIELPEDKHPWFVACQFHPEFKSKPFKPHPLFVAFVKASYKNKKGK, encoded by the coding sequence GTGCAGAAGTTCATATTTATTACCGGTGGTGTTTTATCCTCACTTGGAAAAGGAGTTGCATCTGCAAGTATCGGCTCCCTTCTGGAAAGTATGGGATACAAAATCACCTTCCTGAAACTTGACCCTTACCTGAATATAGACCCTGGAACAATGAACCCTTATCAGCATGGAGAGGTCTATGTTACAGAAGATGGTGCAGAAACAGACCTTGATTTAGGCCATTATGAGAGATTTACAAATGTAGTTCTCAGTAAATATAACAACACAACTTCTGGAAAGCTGTATCATACACTTCTGGAAAAAGAAAGGAGAGGTGCTTATCTTGGTGCCACCGTTCAGGTTATTCCACACTTTACCAATGAAATTATCAGAAGTATAGAAAAAGCAGCTGCAAAATCAGAAATAGCACTTGTGGAAATCGGTGGCACGGTAGGGGACATAGAGAGTTTACCATTTTTGGAAGCAATCAGACAGATGGGACTTGAGCTTGGCAAAGAGAATGCTCTGTTTATTCATCTTACTTATGTGCCTTACATAAAAGCTGCCGGTGAGCTTAAAACAAAACCTTCCCAGCACTCAGTTAAAGAACTCAGGGCGATAGGTATCCAGCCTGATATCCTGATATGCCGTGCAGACAGACCACTACCTAAAGCAATAAAAAGAAAGTTAGCATTATTTACCAATGTTGATGAAGAAGCTGTTATATCAGCTCCCGATGTGGATATTATTTACAGATTACCTTTATATTTCCACAAAGAAAAAATAGACCAGATTATTGCAAAACAGTTAAATCTTGAGTATAAAGAAGCAAATTTAAAACACTGGCAGAAGATTGTAAATACTCTTTCAAAACTAACAGAAGAAGTTGATATTGCCGTTGTTGGAAAATACGTTGAACTTAAAGATGCCTATAAGAGTATCATAGAAGCATTTACCCATGCCCAAATTCCTAACAATGTAAAGGTAAATCTACACTGGATTAATGCTGATGAGCTTACAGAAGAAAATATTAAAGAGAAATTAAAAGATATAGATGGTATTCTTGTTCCTGGCGGATTTGGTGAAAGGGGAGTTGAAGGAAAGATACTAACAGCCAAATACGCAAGAGAAAACAAAATCCCATATTTTGGAATATGTCTTGGTATGCAGGTTGCAGTTATTGAGTTTGCCAGAAATGTTGCAGGTCTGAAAGAGGCTAACTCAACAGAGTTTGACCAGAATACTCCTTATCCTGTTATAGACCTGATGCCTGAACAAAGGGGAGTTGATAAAAAAGGTGGAACAATGAGACTTGGAGCTTACAAATGTACACTTATAGAAGGGACAAAGGCTTACTCAATATACGGAGAAAAAGAAATCTATGAAAGACACAGACACAGATATGAGGTAAATCCAGAGTTCAGACCTATATTAGAAGAAAACGGGCTTGTGGTTTCAGGGGTTTACAAAGCAAAAAATCTGGTTGAGATTATTGAACTACCTGAGGATAAACATCCATGGTTTGTTGCCTGTCAGTTTCACCCTGAATTTAAAAGCAAACCATTTAAGCCACATCCATTATTTGTAGCATTTGTTAAAGCTTCTTATAAAAACAAAAAAGGTAAGTAA
- a CDS encoding Lrp/AsnC ligand binding domain-containing protein, with protein sequence MEEQLNEAPIPFSELLKEIDVKDKATAYVLIEANPPDIPFIMEELSKIENVKSADVVTGIYDIIIFLEGEDQNEIGKVVIRDIHSIKGVKKATTCMVVKL encoded by the coding sequence ATGGAAGAACAACTCAATGAAGCCCCTATTCCTTTCTCTGAGTTGCTTAAAGAGATTGATGTAAAGGATAAAGCTACTGCTTACGTGCTTATTGAGGCAAACCCCCCTGATATTCCATTTATAATGGAAGAGCTTTCTAAGATAGAAAATGTAAAATCAGCAGATGTTGTAACAGGAATATACGATATAATCATATTTCTGGAAGGTGAAGACCAGAACGAAATTGGAAAAGTTGTTATAAGGGACATCCACTCCATAAAAGGAGTAAAAAAAGCAACCACCTGTATGGTGGTTAAACTTTAA
- a CDS encoding YoaH family protein — MNIKEIKELASKFTPEQLENCILQTIQDGKNECDITGDVEEVVNTLAKAQTVRELMEQGMSQMEAIRELARRIRQVQGGK, encoded by the coding sequence ATGAATATAAAAGAGATAAAAGAGCTTGCCAGTAAGTTTACTCCTGAGCAGCTGGAAAATTGTATTTTACAGACCATTCAGGATGGGAAAAATGAGTGTGATATAACCGGAGATGTGGAAGAGGTTGTTAACACTCTTGCAAAAGCCCAGACAGTTAGAGAATTAATGGAGCAAGGGATGTCCCAGATGGAAGCTATTAGGGAACTTGCCAGAAGAATTAGACAGGTGCAAGGAGGTAAATAG
- the argS gene encoding arginine--tRNA ligase, with product MKQELKEKILTTLEKEIPQVKEIADKIKIDIPKEDKFGDLSINVAFLLTKTLKKKPLDIANQIKEILEKLPEFSKVEVAGAGFINLFLSQEYYKKVLQTILKEKDRYGAVREKNLGRVNVEFVSANPTGPLHLGHGRGAVVGNVQSNLFEYIGYAVDREFYINDAGNQIKKLGESVYARFRQIEEPDYPFPEDGYHGEYIKEIAQHLYKYEREKILSFVDEQQAIDFCAEFAKEMLLERIKNDLKEFGVEFDIWFSEKKLYTSGKVDEAINFLKEKGLIYEKEGAVWVKTSLYGDDKDRVIIKSDGSYTYFAADIAYHYDKFQRGYDFALNVWGADHHGYFPRLKAAVKAFGVPDDWLRVIFIQLVKLFKEGKEVKMSKRAGEFVTLKDLINEVGKDAVIYFFLTKDSNTHLNFDIDLALKKSSENPVYYVQYAHARICSVFREAKERFGFDPETDFEADISLLKEETERALIKDLAFIPDLIREAAVKQQPHKLTQITYELASQFHYYYNNFKFLIGDDENLMRARLYLLKAIREALRTLFRLMGITPVERM from the coding sequence ATGAAACAGGAGCTAAAAGAAAAGATACTAACCACATTAGAAAAGGAAATACCACAGGTTAAAGAGATTGCAGACAAGATAAAGATTGATATTCCAAAGGAAGACAAATTCGGAGACCTTTCAATAAATGTCGCTTTTTTACTTACAAAAACCCTGAAAAAGAAGCCCCTTGATATAGCAAATCAGATTAAAGAAATTCTTGAAAAACTTCCTGAGTTCTCAAAGGTTGAAGTCGCCGGAGCAGGATTTATCAATCTGTTTTTATCACAGGAGTATTACAAAAAAGTTTTACAGACTATTCTAAAAGAGAAGGACAGATATGGAGCTGTTAGGGAGAAAAATCTTGGTAGGGTAAATGTTGAGTTTGTAAGTGCAAATCCAACAGGACCCCTTCATCTTGGACATGGCAGGGGGGCAGTTGTAGGAAATGTTCAATCAAATCTGTTTGAGTATATAGGCTATGCAGTAGATAGAGAGTTTTATATAAATGATGCTGGTAACCAGATAAAAAAATTAGGTGAGTCGGTATATGCAAGATTTCGACAGATAGAAGAGCCTGATTATCCATTTCCGGAAGATGGATATCACGGGGAATATATAAAAGAGATAGCACAGCATTTATACAAATACGAAAGGGAAAAAATATTATCTTTTGTTGATGAGCAGCAGGCTATAGATTTCTGTGCAGAATTTGCCAAAGAAATGCTTTTAGAGAGAATAAAAAATGACCTGAAAGAGTTTGGAGTTGAGTTTGATATATGGTTCAGTGAAAAAAAACTTTACACCTCCGGTAAAGTTGATGAGGCTATTAACTTTCTAAAAGAAAAAGGCCTTATTTATGAAAAAGAAGGGGCTGTATGGGTAAAAACCTCCCTTTATGGAGATGACAAAGACAGGGTAATTATAAAATCAGATGGCTCATATACATACTTTGCGGCGGATATAGCCTATCATTATGACAAATTCCAGAGGGGATATGATTTTGCCCTGAATGTTTGGGGTGCTGACCATCATGGATACTTCCCAAGACTGAAAGCAGCAGTAAAAGCCTTTGGCGTGCCAGATGACTGGTTAAGGGTAATATTTATCCAGCTTGTTAAATTATTCAAAGAAGGCAAAGAAGTAAAGATGTCCAAAAGGGCTGGTGAGTTTGTAACTCTAAAAGACCTGATAAATGAAGTAGGTAAAGATGCTGTTATATATTTCTTTCTGACAAAGGACAGTAATACACATCTTAATTTTGATATAGACCTTGCCTTAAAAAAATCCTCGGAAAACCCTGTCTATTATGTCCAGTATGCCCACGCAAGAATATGTAGCGTTTTCAGGGAAGCAAAAGAAAGATTTGGATTTGACCCTGAAACAGATTTTGAAGCAGATATATCTCTTTTAAAGGAAGAAACTGAAAGGGCTTTAATAAAAGACCTTGCATTTATACCAGATTTAATCAGAGAAGCTGCTGTTAAACAGCAACCCCATAAGCTAACACAGATAACTTATGAGCTTGCATCCCAGTTTCATTATTATTACAACAACTTTAAGTTTTTAATCGGTGATGACGAAAATTTAATGAGGGCAAGACTGTATCTTTTAAAGGCTATCAGGGAAGCCCTCAGAACACTTTTCAGGCTTATGGGAATAACACCTGTAGAGAGGATGTAA